The following coding sequences lie in one Sorghum bicolor cultivar BTx623 chromosome 6, Sorghum_bicolor_NCBIv3, whole genome shotgun sequence genomic window:
- the LOC8080291 gene encoding DNA-directed RNA polymerases II, IV and V subunit 11 gives MNAPDRYERFVVPEGTKKVSYERDTKIVNAASFTIEREDHTIGNIVRMQLHRDPNVLFAGYKLPHPLQYKIIVRIHTTSQSSPTQAYSQAVNDLDKELEYLKQAFEDEKNRFEMARL, from the exons atgAATGCCCCAGATCGCTATGAGCGCTTTGTCGTGCCTGAGGGCACCAAGAA GGTGTCATATGAGAGGGACACAAAGATCGTGAATGCAGCATCTTTCACTATCGAGCGCGAGGACCACACCATCGGCAACATTGTCCGCAT GCAGCTGCACAGAGACCCAAATGTGCTCTTTGCTGGCTATAAGCTCCCTCATCCACTTCAGTACAAGATCATCGTCAGG ATCCATACTACCAGCCAGTCCTCCCCAACACAGGCCTACTCCCAGGCAGTCAATGATCTAGACAAGGAGCTTGAGTACCTCAAGCAAGCTTTTGAG GACGAGAAGAACAGGTTTGAGATGGCGAGACTTTAG
- the LOC8080292 gene encoding glyoxylate/hydroxypyruvate reductase HPR3, with protein sequence MMASGGEPPATKVVLLLVPHMDASFHAALRGRFRVLDFFASSERSPLPAFLAAAAAAPEPPRAAIVVGAGLIPVDAAFLDAVPSLRCVTCLAAGVDFIDLDECARRGVVVANSGRVFSADVADHAVGLLIDVLRRVSAAERFVRRGLWRVQGDGYPLGSKIGGRRVGIVGLGNIGSQIAKRLQALGCTVFYNSRTRKDSVPYRYFTSVHDLAAESDVLVVACALNKATRHIVGKDVLEALGKDGVIVNISRGANVDQAELVRALQEGRIAGAGLDVFENEPGAPGELFSMDNVVMTPHVAVFTAESMSDLRDHTIANLEAFFSGEPLLTPVLPHSPVM encoded by the coding sequence ATGATGGCGTCCGGCGGCGAGCCCCCGGCTACGAAGGTCGTCCTCCTTCTCGTCCCCCACATGGACGCGTCCTTCCACGCCGCGCTGCGCGGGCGCTTCCGCGTCCTCGACTTCTTCGCCTCCTCCGAGCGCTCGCCGCTCCCGGCCTTCCTCGCCGCCGCAGCGGCCGCTCCGGAGCCTCCTCGTGCCGCCATCGTCGTGGGGGCGGGGCTGATCCCCGTGGACGCCGCGTTCCTCGACGCCGTCCCGTCCCTCCGCTGCGTCACGTGCCTGGCGGCGGGCGTTGACTTCATCGACCTGGACGAGTGCGCGCGCCGCGGCGTCGTTGTCGCCAACTCCGGCAGGGTGTTCTCCGCCGACGTCGCCGACCACGCCGTCGGCCTGCTCATCGACGTGCTCCGTCGCGTGTCGGCCGCCGAGCGGTTCGTCCGCCGCGGCCTCTGGCGCGTGCAGGGGGACGGCTACCCGCTCGGCTCCAAGATCGGTGGCCGGCGTGTCGGCATCGTCGGCTTGGGGAACATCGGCTCACAAATCGCGAAGAGACTCCAAGCTCTCGGCTGCACCGTCTTCTACAACTCGAGAACGCGCAAGGATTCCGTCCCTTACAGATACTTCACCAGCGTTCACGACCTCGCGGCGGAATCCGACGTGCTCGTCGTCGCGTGCGCGCTGAACAAGGCGACGCGGCACATCGTCGGCAAGGACGTTCTGGAGGCGCTAGGAAAAGACGGGGTCATCGTGAACATCAGCCGCGGCGCGAACGTCGACCAGGCGGAGCTGGTCAGGGCGCTGCAGGAGGGTAGGATCGCCGGCGCCGGCCTCGATGTCTTCGAGAACGAGCCCGGAGCGCCCGGCGAGCTCTTTTCCATGGACAATGTCGTGATGACACCTCATGTGGCTGTTTTCACGGCGGAATCCATGTCCGACCTCCGAGACCACACCATTGCTAACCTTGAAGCCTTCTTCTCCGGTGAGCCGTTGCTTACGCCGGTGCTTCCCCACTCACCGGTAATGTAG